A single region of the Elizabethkingia sp. JS20170427COW genome encodes:
- the rpiB gene encoding ribose 5-phosphate isomerase B, with the protein MKKVAIGADHAGFDYKEMIKEYLKDKVEVLDFGTFSKDSVDYPDFAHPTAEAVETQKADLGILICGSGNGVQMTANKHQEIRCALCWEVEIAELARQHNNANMIAIPARFISEEKAKAIVDAFLATDFEGGRHQNRVNKIGCDC; encoded by the coding sequence ATGAAAAAAGTAGCCATTGGTGCGGATCACGCAGGATTCGATTACAAAGAAATGATTAAAGAATACCTTAAAGATAAGGTAGAAGTACTAGATTTTGGAACTTTCTCCAAAGATAGTGTAGATTATCCCGATTTTGCTCATCCAACAGCAGAAGCTGTAGAAACTCAAAAAGCAGACTTAGGAATCTTGATCTGTGGTAGTGGAAATGGAGTACAGATGACAGCCAATAAACATCAAGAAATCCGTTGTGCACTATGTTGGGAAGTAGAGATTGCAGAATTAGCAAGACAACATAATAATGCTAATATGATTGCTATCCCTGCTCGATTTATTTCTGAAGAAAAAGCTAAAGCTATTGTAGATGCTTTCTTAGCAACAGATTTTGAGGGAGGTAGACATCAAAATAGAGTTAATAAAATCGGTTGCGATTGTTAA
- a CDS encoding patatin-like phospholipase family protein encodes MKKVFLNIALSISCLGFAQVKEDFVIPPNPKIGLSLSGGGAKGFAHIGALKVLDSLGVKVDYIGGTSMGAIVGGLYATGYSGKDIENIVLNTDFYNVLKDYSGRSSASFFNKNVDKYLLKFPISKGKIVLPSSISSGQKNLALLKELFKKYPGEQDFSKLPIPFFCIATNIENGAVKEINSGDLAQAIMASSAFPGLLDPVKIGDSLYVDGGITINYPSEPLKKKGMDIVIGVNLDQGLEDRKKLNNIVSILDQIITFGIRKETLQQLEYTDINIQPVLNGIGVTSFSEKENTIKAGYDETLRYSDILKQLPKQKFNYYHPIKPLLSEVYKIDNIEINNDHLYNKDYVVGKLGLRFPSYQTFGSINRRIDKLYATKNYTFINYDIINHEGKNTLRLDVTEDKSTLFLKFGLHYDEVFKSSLLTNITIKRALFKNSTASLDVVVGDTPRYYFNYLMDNGYIPGIGFYASGMSLHFKDKEMSFGEDWDWYRNDLYVQSVWKDRYAIGGGMSNDLIVQKIGNERKSHHFFNPYLFIKTDTQDDVEFPTRGVYINIMAKSLDLFNKNTILDDKNIQLSGDVRFNIKLSNRFSYKISGFMGVSFGETPELYQYKLGGIFEQNLGSFISFNGYPLGYKGDNNILKISNELQYRILKNYYLTASYSTASLFPNIKNTEFLNFKNNSIGLTAGYNSPFGQIKINFSQALHDSEKGIFSVILGHWF; translated from the coding sequence GTAATACCTCCTAATCCCAAAATAGGGTTGTCCTTAAGCGGAGGTGGGGCCAAAGGATTTGCCCATATTGGCGCACTAAAAGTACTAGATTCTTTAGGGGTAAAAGTAGACTATATTGGTGGGACAAGTATGGGGGCTATTGTCGGTGGTTTATACGCTACAGGTTATTCTGGAAAAGATATAGAAAACATTGTCCTCAATACAGATTTTTATAATGTTTTAAAAGATTATTCGGGGAGGAGTAGTGCTTCTTTTTTTAATAAAAATGTCGATAAGTATCTTCTAAAATTCCCGATTAGTAAAGGTAAAATAGTATTGCCTTCAAGTATTTCTTCAGGTCAGAAAAATCTAGCTCTTCTCAAAGAACTTTTTAAAAAGTATCCAGGAGAGCAAGATTTCAGTAAGCTTCCTATACCATTTTTTTGCATCGCTACCAATATCGAAAATGGAGCAGTTAAAGAAATAAATTCTGGAGATTTAGCTCAAGCTATCATGGCGAGTTCCGCATTTCCAGGCTTATTAGACCCCGTTAAAATAGGAGATAGTCTTTATGTAGATGGGGGTATTACGATTAATTATCCGTCCGAGCCTTTAAAGAAGAAAGGGATGGATATCGTTATTGGTGTCAACTTAGATCAAGGTTTAGAAGATAGGAAAAAGCTAAATAATATTGTCTCTATCCTAGATCAAATTATCACTTTTGGAATACGTAAAGAAACACTTCAGCAATTAGAATATACCGATATCAATATACAGCCTGTCTTAAACGGAATAGGAGTAACCAGCTTCAGCGAAAAGGAAAATACTATAAAGGCAGGATATGATGAGACTTTACGATATTCAGATATATTGAAACAACTTCCTAAACAAAAGTTCAATTATTACCATCCTATAAAGCCTCTATTATCTGAAGTTTATAAAATAGATAATATAGAAATTAACAACGACCATCTTTATAACAAGGATTATGTTGTAGGGAAATTAGGATTAAGATTTCCTTCTTATCAAACTTTTGGAAGTATCAACCGTAGGATAGACAAGCTTTACGCCACCAAAAACTATACTTTTATTAACTATGACATCATTAATCATGAAGGTAAAAATACTTTAAGACTAGATGTTACAGAAGATAAGTCAACTTTATTTTTAAAATTTGGTTTACACTATGATGAAGTTTTCAAGTCCAGTTTACTAACCAACATTACCATCAAAAGAGCTTTATTCAAAAACTCTACTGCGAGTTTAGATGTAGTGGTTGGAGATACGCCACGCTATTATTTCAATTACCTAATGGATAATGGTTATATACCTGGTATAGGATTTTATGCGTCGGGGATGAGTCTTCACTTTAAAGATAAAGAAATGTCTTTTGGTGAAGATTGGGACTGGTACAGAAATGATTTGTATGTACAATCAGTATGGAAAGACCGCTATGCAATAGGAGGAGGGATGAGTAATGACTTAATCGTTCAAAAAATAGGAAACGAGAGAAAAAGTCATCATTTTTTCAATCCTTACTTATTCATAAAAACCGATACCCAAGACGATGTAGAGTTTCCTACACGTGGAGTTTACATCAATATCATGGCAAAATCTTTAGATTTATTTAATAAAAATACCATACTTGATGATAAGAATATTCAACTTTCAGGAGATGTAAGGTTCAACATCAAACTCTCTAATCGATTTAGTTATAAAATTTCAGGATTTATGGGAGTGTCTTTTGGAGAAACCCCAGAACTCTACCAATACAAATTAGGAGGGATTTTCGAGCAAAACCTAGGAAGTTTTATCAGTTTTAATGGTTATCCCCTAGGTTATAAAGGGGATAATAATATACTGAAAATATCAAACGAATTACAATACCGAATTCTTAAAAACTACTATTTAACAGCAAGCTATAGTACAGCAAGCTTATTTCCGAATATAAAAAATACAGAATTTTTAAACTTTAAAAACAACTCAATAGGACTAACAGCAGGCTACAATTCACCTTTCGGGCAGATTAAAATCAATTTTAGTCAAGCTCTTCACGACAGTGAAAAAGGAATTTTTAGCGTAATCTTAGGCCATTGGTTTTAA
- the ybeY gene encoding rRNA maturation RNase YbeY has protein sequence MIHYFYENVAPISNEEKRAEWLENLILHEGKKPGKINYILCDDEYLLQINQQYLDHDYYTDIITFDYCKGKTISGDIFLSLQRVLDNASLLNTDKEEELNRVLAHGVLHLCGYKDKSEEEEKLMRSKENFYIEKY, from the coding sequence ATGATACATTATTTTTACGAAAACGTAGCTCCCATTTCTAATGAAGAAAAGAGAGCTGAATGGTTGGAAAATTTAATTTTACATGAAGGCAAAAAGCCTGGTAAAATCAATTACATCCTATGTGATGATGAATACTTATTACAAATCAATCAACAATATTTAGATCACGATTACTATACCGACATCATCACTTTCGACTATTGTAAAGGCAAAACTATTTCCGGTGATATTTTCTTATCTTTGCAAAGAGTTTTAGACAATGCTTCTTTACTTAATACAGATAAAGAAGAAGAGCTTAATCGAGTACTAGCACACGGTGTTTTACACCTTTGTGGCTATAAAGATAAAAGCGAAGAAGAGGAGAAATTAATGCGCTCCAAAGAAAATTTTTATATAGAAAAATATTAA
- the mnmG gene encoding tRNA uridine-5-carboxymethylaminomethyl(34) synthesis enzyme MnmG has protein sequence MIDQIYDVIVVGGGHAGCEAAAAAANLGSKTLLVTMNMQTIGQMSCNPAMGGIAKGQIVREIDALGGYSGIVSDKSAIQFKMLNLSKGPAMWSPRTQNDRMLFAAEWRHQLEQTPNLDFFQDMVKNIIVENNKVVGVITSLGIEIKANAVVLTNGTFLNGLIHVGDKQLGGGRMGEPKAFGITEQLVSLGFEAGRMKTGTPARVDGRSLDYSKMEEQPGDINPRKFSYLDTPILKEQKSCYITYTNEIVHDILKSGFDRSPMFNGTIQSIGPRYCPSIEDKVNRFAERTRHQLFVEPEGWNTIEIYVNGFSSSLPEDIQIKAMRNIPGFEHVKVFRPGYAIEYDYFPPTQLKHTLETKLIDNLYFAGQINGTTGYEEAGGQGIIAGINAHNKVKEKEEFILSRDEAYIGVLIDDLITKGTEEPYRMFTSRAEYRLLLRQDNADIRLTEKSHQLGLASDERLQKVEEKVKNSSELEEFLRNTSVKIETINPILEENNSSPVNQSHKASQILTRPNINLEKLCAVDYIGKTVAQYSEEEKEQAEINIKYKGYIDKEKENVAKLQRLENIRIPSDFDYTKLSSLSAEATQKLSKLQPQTIAQAGRISGVSPADINVLLIYLGR, from the coding sequence ATGATCGATCAAATTTATGATGTAATCGTCGTAGGAGGTGGACATGCCGGTTGCGAAGCAGCAGCAGCAGCAGCTAATTTAGGCTCCAAGACCCTATTGGTTACAATGAATATGCAGACCATTGGCCAAATGAGCTGCAACCCCGCCATGGGAGGAATTGCAAAAGGCCAAATCGTAAGAGAAATAGATGCTCTTGGAGGATACTCTGGTATCGTTTCCGATAAAAGTGCTATACAATTCAAAATGCTGAATCTATCCAAAGGTCCAGCAATGTGGTCTCCACGTACCCAAAACGACAGAATGTTATTTGCTGCTGAATGGAGACATCAGCTAGAGCAAACTCCTAATCTGGATTTCTTCCAGGATATGGTGAAAAATATTATTGTCGAAAACAACAAGGTGGTTGGTGTTATTACTTCTTTAGGAATAGAAATAAAAGCAAACGCTGTAGTACTTACTAACGGTACTTTCTTAAATGGATTAATCCATGTTGGAGATAAACAATTAGGTGGAGGTAGAATGGGAGAACCTAAAGCTTTTGGTATTACTGAACAATTGGTATCTCTAGGTTTTGAAGCAGGAAGAATGAAAACAGGTACCCCTGCCAGAGTAGATGGAAGAAGCTTAGATTATTCCAAAATGGAAGAACAACCAGGTGATATTAACCCTCGCAAATTTTCATATCTAGATACCCCAATCCTTAAAGAGCAAAAAAGTTGCTATATCACCTATACTAATGAGATTGTCCACGACATCTTAAAATCAGGATTCGATAGATCTCCTATGTTTAACGGAACCATACAAAGTATAGGCCCTAGATATTGCCCAAGTATTGAGGATAAAGTAAATCGTTTTGCAGAGCGAACTCGTCACCAACTTTTTGTAGAACCAGAAGGATGGAATACCATTGAAATTTATGTAAACGGTTTTAGCTCTTCTCTACCTGAAGATATCCAAATTAAAGCCATGAGAAATATACCAGGATTCGAACATGTGAAAGTCTTTAGACCTGGATACGCAATAGAATATGACTACTTCCCTCCTACCCAGCTAAAACATACTTTAGAAACCAAACTTATCGATAACCTATATTTTGCTGGACAAATCAATGGAACTACAGGTTACGAAGAAGCAGGAGGACAAGGAATTATTGCAGGTATTAATGCCCATAATAAAGTAAAAGAAAAAGAAGAATTTATCCTATCGAGAGACGAAGCTTATATTGGAGTTCTTATCGATGATCTTATCACAAAAGGAACTGAAGAACCTTACAGAATGTTTACTTCAAGAGCGGAATACAGGTTACTATTAAGACAAGATAATGCCGACATCCGACTCACCGAAAAATCACATCAACTAGGTTTAGCTTCTGATGAAAGACTTCAAAAAGTAGAAGAAAAGGTAAAAAATAGTTCTGAATTAGAAGAGTTCTTAAGAAACACTTCTGTAAAAATAGAGACCATAAATCCTATACTTGAAGAAAATAATTCTAGCCCAGTTAATCAAAGCCATAAAGCATCACAAATATTAACCCGCCCTAATATTAATTTAGAGAAGCTTTGTGCTGTAGATTACATTGGAAAAACAGTAGCGCAATATAGCGAAGAGGAAAAAGAGCAAGCTGAAATTAATATCAAGTACAAAGGCTACATCGATAAAGAAAAAGAAAATGTAGCAAAATTACAACGCTTGGAAAACATTAGAATCCCTAGTGATTTCGACTATACCAAACTAAGCAGTTTATCTGCAGAAGCAACCCAAAAGCTTAGCAAACTACAACCTCAAACCATTGCCCAAGCAGGTAGAATTAGCGGGGTATCTCCAGCAGATATCAACGTGCTTTTAATCTATTTGGGAAGATAA
- a CDS encoding class I SAM-dependent methyltransferase, with protein MKIKDHFLTQEEFEVKEITPGVLQTSPIPQDLGKYYESKNYISHHQEDRSLKTKIYKFFQKHNLKYKKSIIDTLPKTGKTLLDYGCGAGEFLNYIKSDYHVLGYEPNSAARAVVAQKIGKEYIKNNLDEIGENTLDIVTLWHVLEHIPNQEEFLTKLSSKIKKGGKLIIAVPNHKSYDAQYYKSYWAAYDVPRHVYHFSPEGIKNIFTTPIWKLMDIKPLLLDAYYISIISEKYKKNPVFWLKGGIIGAISNFNGSKTGDYSSLIYIIEKL; from the coding sequence ATGAAAATTAAAGATCATTTTCTTACCCAAGAAGAATTTGAAGTAAAAGAAATCACTCCTGGTGTTTTACAAACCTCCCCTATCCCACAAGATTTAGGTAAATATTACGAAAGCAAGAACTACATTTCCCACCATCAAGAAGATCGTTCGCTAAAAACTAAAATTTATAAATTCTTCCAAAAGCATAATTTAAAATACAAAAAATCAATAATCGACACCCTCCCTAAAACCGGAAAAACCTTATTAGATTACGGCTGTGGAGCTGGAGAGTTCTTAAACTACATCAAAAGCGATTATCATGTTTTAGGTTATGAACCCAACTCAGCAGCTCGAGCTGTTGTTGCACAAAAAATAGGAAAAGAGTATATTAAGAATAACCTGGATGAAATTGGTGAAAACACCCTCGATATTGTAACACTATGGCATGTGTTAGAGCACATCCCTAATCAAGAAGAATTCCTAACCAAGTTATCTTCTAAAATTAAAAAAGGAGGAAAACTCATTATTGCAGTTCCTAATCATAAAAGCTACGACGCTCAATATTACAAAAGCTATTGGGCTGCTTATGATGTTCCAAGACATGTATATCATTTCTCTCCTGAAGGAATCAAAAATATTTTTACCACTCCCATCTGGAAATTAATGGATATCAAACCTCTCCTACTCGACGCTTATTACATCAGTATTATTAGTGAAAAATATAAGAAAAATCCTGTTTTTTGGCTTAAAGGAGGAATTATTGGAGCGATTTCTAATTTTAACGGGTCAAAAACAGGTGATTATTCTAGTTTGATATATATAATCGAAAAATTATAA
- the pgk gene encoding phosphoglycerate kinase translates to MKRISDFNFSGKKALIRVDFNVPQNEEGEVTDTTRILAAKPTIDKVIQDGGSVILMTHLGRPKGQKNEKYSLKAIVSTVAEVLGKEVQFASDCIGEVAEQAVSNLKGGDILLLENLRFYNEEEAGNEDFAKKLAQLGDVYINDAFGTAHRKHASTAVVAEYFPEDKMFGFLMEKELDAIDKVLHNGEKPVTAVIGGAKVSSKITIIENILPVVDNIIIGGGMSFTFIKAQGGKIGTSLVEEDKQELALQILESAKKHNVKVYLPVDVKGVGEFSNDAEITIYNSNEIPDDKMGLDCGPKTSEIFDEVIKSSKTILWNGPLGVFEMSNFAVGTINLGNSIAEANKQGAFSLVGGGDSVAFAKQYGYDSKVSYVSTGGGAMLESLEGRELPGVAAIKA, encoded by the coding sequence ATGAAAAGAATTAGTGATTTTAATTTTAGCGGAAAAAAAGCTCTTATCCGTGTTGATTTCAATGTTCCCCAAAATGAAGAAGGAGAAGTAACAGACACCACGAGAATATTGGCCGCAAAACCTACCATTGATAAAGTTATCCAAGATGGTGGATCAGTTATCTTAATGACTCACCTAGGAAGACCAAAAGGACAAAAAAATGAGAAATATTCATTAAAAGCTATTGTAAGCACTGTAGCTGAAGTTTTGGGTAAAGAGGTACAGTTTGCTTCAGATTGTATAGGAGAAGTTGCTGAACAGGCAGTATCCAACCTTAAAGGAGGAGATATCCTATTATTAGAGAACTTAAGATTCTATAATGAAGAGGAAGCCGGGAATGAAGATTTTGCTAAAAAATTAGCGCAGCTAGGAGATGTATATATCAATGATGCTTTTGGTACCGCTCATAGAAAACATGCCTCAACTGCAGTAGTAGCAGAATATTTTCCTGAGGATAAGATGTTTGGCTTCTTAATGGAGAAAGAGCTAGATGCTATTGATAAAGTATTGCATAATGGTGAAAAACCTGTTACTGCTGTAATTGGAGGTGCTAAAGTTTCTTCTAAAATTACCATTATTGAGAACATTTTACCAGTCGTAGATAATATTATTATTGGAGGGGGAATGTCTTTTACTTTTATTAAAGCCCAAGGAGGAAAAATTGGAACTTCATTGGTGGAAGAAGATAAGCAAGAATTGGCATTACAGATTTTAGAAAGTGCTAAAAAGCATAATGTAAAAGTTTACCTACCTGTAGATGTAAAAGGGGTAGGGGAATTTAGTAATGACGCTGAGATTACCATTTATAATTCTAACGAGATCCCTGATGATAAAATGGGATTAGATTGTGGACCTAAAACTTCAGAAATCTTTGATGAAGTAATAAAGTCTTCTAAAACAATACTTTGGAATGGTCCGCTAGGTGTTTTTGAAATGTCTAATTTTGCAGTAGGAACTATTAACCTAGGTAATAGTATTGCAGAGGCAAATAAGCAAGGAGCTTTCTCTTTAGTAGGAGGTGGAGATAGCGTAGCTTTTGCAAAACAATATGGCTATGATAGCAAAGTATCTTATGTTTCTACAGGAGGAGGTGCTATGCTAGAAAGTTTAGAAGGAAGAGAGCTTCCAGGAGTAGCTGCTATTAAAGCTTAA